One genomic window of Leptospira paudalimensis includes the following:
- a CDS encoding DUF1554 domain-containing protein produces the protein MYKQIVRMISFLVALGFLSCNPVKGRDEYLLSLVNGLTTTTVTTAFTIGTSSKINVTSASVILYYGTPQLFGFSLVSPPTANVTLAFTNSKLNAIGNLTFTPANYSTIQTITLTSNTQLMESSSLSVSATSVDTNYSGVSGSITINHRNVNIVYTGSSFIFKEDDSAPTLNPILGFPITNCSVAPALPNGLSLNTSTCVISGTPTDSQAGTTYTVTATDGTNTDTENITIRITPTVYRIFITASSYDGNLQGAAANGPAGADLKCNSDANTPGTGTYKAMLTDGTNRNACSTDNCGGGAGENIDWVFQSGRIYIRASDAASLFTANASGIINAPAANMLSQSFASGTTKYFWTGFAVSNYWQEATAQSSNSCNDWTSNANTATASEGGRVGASNTTDYTAFRSGSGRSCDTFYYLLCVEQ, from the coding sequence ATGTACAAACAGATTGTTCGAATGATTTCCTTCCTTGTTGCCTTGGGATTCCTTTCCTGTAATCCAGTCAAAGGGCGTGACGAGTATCTCTTATCTCTTGTCAATGGTTTGACAACTACCACCGTAACTACGGCATTCACGATTGGGACTTCTTCCAAGATCAATGTAACAAGCGCTAGTGTGATTCTGTATTATGGAACCCCACAATTATTTGGTTTTTCACTGGTATCACCACCAACTGCAAATGTAACCCTTGCTTTCACAAATTCTAAACTCAATGCAATTGGGAACTTAACCTTTACTCCAGCCAATTATAGTACAATTCAAACCATTACACTTACATCTAACACACAACTCATGGAGTCATCTTCACTGAGTGTATCGGCAACAAGTGTAGATACAAATTATTCAGGTGTTTCTGGATCCATTACCATTAACCATAGAAATGTAAATATCGTTTATACCGGTAGTTCATTTATTTTTAAGGAAGACGATTCAGCACCTACACTGAATCCAATCCTCGGATTCCCGATAACAAATTGTTCGGTTGCCCCTGCCCTTCCAAATGGATTATCATTGAACACAAGTACTTGTGTGATTTCAGGAACTCCTACAGACTCACAAGCAGGAACGACTTACACAGTCACTGCCACCGATGGAACCAATACAGATACCGAAAATATAACCATTCGCATCACACCAACCGTTTATCGCATTTTTATTACTGCATCATCCTATGATGGAAATCTGCAAGGAGCCGCAGCAAACGGACCTGCAGGTGCCGATCTCAAATGTAATTCTGATGCGAACACACCAGGTACTGGAACATACAAAGCTATGCTCACAGATGGAACGAATCGGAATGCATGTTCCACTGATAATTGTGGTGGTGGTGCAGGAGAGAACATAGATTGGGTCTTTCAATCTGGTAGAATCTACATACGCGCAAGTGATGCAGCGTCTCTTTTTACTGCGAATGCATCTGGAATCATAAATGCTCCCGCTGCCAATATGCTAAGCCAAAGTTTTGCTTCTGGCACAACCAAGTATTTTTGGACTGGTTTTGCTGTATCGAATTATTGGCAGGAGGCAACCGCCCAATCTTCCAATAGCTGTAATGACTGGACAAGTAATGCTAACACAGCCACTGCAAGTGAAGGCGGAAGGGTCGGAGCATCTAATACAACCGACTACACTGCTTTTCGATCGGGGAGTGGAAGGAGTTGCGATACCTTTTATTACTTACTCTGTGTCGAACAATAA
- a CDS encoding esterase/lipase family protein, with translation MIQILINSLAGKTVSLTQKTTDSLLKGVQFLVKGSLSSTGDGLDLLSNAFFYKPEWRDALQKLGVQVKDKGIRSNEEFQKTIELTNQAFDKALFKVELTAKKSDDMVFDNRMVSSILGSSHNQKFKLTKIDMSFRTFGKDITAKETITEYLNSGKTKSVLFLPGLFTDETVWQEQTVEYKDRKITSPGLATELAECGYFSFYLRYNHGLPIHENGKKLMHLLDVFFEENKEIHPDIICYSLGCLIFRSCMYHAKLENKPWITRLGKITLVAAPNKGSYLEKIGFWLGFLFEKSPNIALKIIGMIGNLRSDAIKDLSFGLIRKEEKGWKETISGYFAETYFGELDDLDVYQAYALMEGPENPLQNFLGDGIVEKKSLTYLTDKVFDKKPNPALRTLELKKQNHFSIISSRRLIHWVKEVFGVAPKV, from the coding sequence GTGATCCAAATCCTTATCAATTCTCTTGCTGGCAAAACCGTATCCCTCACCCAAAAAACAACAGACTCCCTGTTAAAAGGGGTTCAATTCCTAGTCAAAGGAAGTCTCTCTTCTACGGGCGATGGATTGGATTTACTCTCCAATGCTTTTTTTTATAAACCTGAATGGAGAGATGCCCTCCAAAAACTCGGCGTACAAGTGAAGGACAAAGGTATCCGATCCAATGAAGAGTTCCAAAAAACAATCGAACTCACAAACCAAGCCTTTGACAAAGCACTCTTCAAAGTAGAACTCACAGCAAAAAAAAGTGATGATATGGTGTTTGATAACCGTATGGTCTCAAGTATATTAGGAAGTTCTCATAACCAAAAATTCAAACTCACAAAAATTGATATGAGTTTTCGAACTTTTGGAAAAGACATCACGGCAAAAGAAACCATCACAGAATACCTAAACTCAGGCAAAACAAAATCTGTCTTATTTTTACCGGGGCTTTTTACGGACGAAACGGTTTGGCAAGAACAAACTGTCGAATACAAGGACAGGAAAATTACGTCTCCAGGCCTTGCTACGGAACTTGCAGAATGCGGATACTTCTCTTTTTATCTCAGATACAACCATGGTCTACCCATCCATGAAAATGGAAAAAAACTCATGCACTTACTAGATGTATTTTTTGAAGAAAACAAAGAAATCCATCCAGACATCATCTGTTATAGCTTGGGTTGTTTGATTTTTCGATCCTGTATGTACCATGCAAAATTAGAAAACAAACCTTGGATTACAAGACTTGGGAAAATCACACTCGTTGCAGCACCTAACAAAGGTTCATATTTAGAAAAAATTGGTTTTTGGTTGGGTTTTTTATTTGAAAAGAGTCCAAACATTGCCTTAAAGATCATTGGAATGATCGGAAATTTGAGAAGTGATGCCATCAAAGATTTATCATTTGGTCTCATCCGAAAAGAGGAAAAAGGTTGGAAGGAAACAATTTCTGGATACTTTGCAGAGACTTATTTTGGCGAATTGGATGATTTGGATGTGTACCAAGCATATGCTCTTATGGAGGGCCCTGAGAATCCACTACAGAATTTTTTAGGTGATGGAATCGTTGAGAAAAAAAGCCTAACCTATTTAACGGACAAAGTGTTCGATAAAAAACCAAATCCTGCACTTCGTACATTGGAATTAAAAAAACAAAACCATTTTTCCATCATCAGCTCCCGTCGCCTCATCCATTGGGTGAAGGAAGTATTTGGTGTGGCACCAAAAGTTTAA
- a CDS encoding histone deacetylase family protein produces the protein MKTGISFHSSFLDHKTGPGHPETHVRLESILDKISDLPSQSFEWIKSFKEAPLSLISMIHDPNYVRLVGKVCEEKGSGYLDGDTVFSPNSFQAASFAVGAGVTLAQDILDGKLKNGMALVRPPGHHAEVDHAMGFCLFNNIAITAKYLQTQGIKRILILDWDVHHGNGTQHQFYEDDSIYFVSLHQYPFYPGTGSSQERGKGKGTGFTLNLPMARGAEEKEYLDQFLKVHKEMETFQPEFVLVSAGFDAHTKDPLAGMNLNTSSYEKLTEEVKKIANTYSAGKLLSFLEGGYDFHALSESVKVHLEALAI, from the coding sequence ATGAAAACGGGTATCTCATTCCATTCCTCATTTTTGGATCACAAAACTGGTCCAGGTCATCCAGAAACCCATGTACGTTTAGAATCAATTTTAGACAAAATTTCTGACTTACCTTCTCAATCTTTTGAATGGATAAAATCGTTTAAGGAAGCTCCTTTGTCATTGATTTCGATGATTCACGATCCAAATTACGTTCGTTTGGTGGGAAAAGTTTGTGAAGAAAAAGGATCTGGGTATTTAGATGGAGATACTGTTTTTTCGCCAAATTCGTTTCAGGCGGCAAGTTTTGCGGTAGGGGCAGGTGTGACTCTTGCACAAGACATTTTAGATGGTAAATTAAAAAACGGTATGGCTCTTGTTCGGCCTCCAGGCCATCATGCGGAAGTAGATCATGCGATGGGATTTTGTTTATTCAACAATATTGCAATCACTGCCAAATACCTTCAGACACAAGGGATCAAACGAATTTTGATATTGGATTGGGACGTGCATCATGGGAATGGCACCCAACACCAGTTTTACGAAGATGACTCTATATATTTTGTATCTCTCCACCAATACCCTTTTTACCCAGGGACTGGTTCCTCACAAGAACGAGGCAAAGGGAAAGGCACAGGTTTCACACTCAATTTGCCTATGGCAAGAGGTGCCGAAGAAAAAGAGTATTTAGACCAATTTCTAAAGGTGCATAAAGAGATGGAAACTTTCCAACCTGAGTTTGTATTGGTTTCAGCTGGGTTTGATGCACACACAAAAGACCCGTTAGCTGGTATGAATTTGAATACCTCTTCTTATGAAAAACTGACTGAAGAAGTGAAAAAAATTGCAAACACGTACTCTGCAGGCAAACTTTTATCGTTTTTGGAAGGTGGGTATGATTTCCATGCACTTTCGGAATCTGTAAAAGTGCATTTGGAGGCATTGGCAATTTAA
- a CDS encoding putative glycoside hydrolase, giving the protein MKPLFTFLLLFVFVSCQSVSSTKSQQKSGSIQESPEFIEGLYINTKTIRDKKRWSLLFQVMKDAGMNTAVVDMQPYPPSPEQVAEAKALGIYMVARVVNFEGGLLEKTPNANLVSSIQKSIRKACELGFPEIQLDYIRYADGGTNFSMSYEKRYESILGIIKDHKEKTKDSCPSDTKWSADIFGRVPFIENDVIGQKVEPFSEELNGLYPMLYPSHFYGLTKRVSDPYGTIKDGLDLTVKRAKQGTKAIAWVQGFKMMVGPSKLSYIDYIKVQMQGARDSAGHGFIVWNAGNEYLETMNAYEKYKKEPTPNSTKVSKNEE; this is encoded by the coding sequence ATGAAACCATTATTCACATTCCTACTCTTATTTGTTTTTGTCTCCTGCCAGTCGGTCTCCTCCACCAAAAGCCAACAAAAATCGGGTTCTATCCAGGAATCACCTGAATTTATAGAAGGACTCTATATTAATACCAAAACGATACGGGATAAAAAACGTTGGAGTTTACTTTTCCAAGTCATGAAAGATGCGGGTATGAATACCGCTGTTGTCGATATGCAACCGTACCCACCTTCACCAGAACAAGTTGCTGAAGCAAAAGCACTTGGTATTTATATGGTGGCAAGAGTTGTAAACTTCGAAGGTGGTTTACTAGAAAAAACACCTAACGCAAACCTTGTTTCTTCCATCCAAAAATCAATTCGTAAGGCTTGTGAATTAGGATTCCCTGAAATTCAATTGGATTACATTCGATATGCTGATGGTGGCACTAACTTTAGTATGAGTTATGAAAAACGATACGAATCAATTTTAGGAATCATCAAAGACCATAAAGAAAAAACCAAAGACAGTTGTCCTAGTGATACAAAGTGGTCTGCTGATATTTTTGGAAGGGTTCCTTTCATTGAAAATGATGTCATAGGTCAAAAAGTAGAACCGTTTAGTGAGGAACTGAATGGACTATATCCAATGTTATACCCATCCCATTTTTATGGTTTGACCAAACGAGTTTCAGATCCTTATGGAACCATCAAGGATGGACTTGATCTAACAGTCAAAAGAGCCAAACAAGGAACAAAAGCCATTGCTTGGGTCCAAGGATTCAAAATGATGGTTGGTCCAAGTAAATTGAGTTATATTGATTACATCAAAGTGCAGATGCAAGGTGCAAGAGATTCTGCAGGACATGGATTTATCGTTTGGAATGCCGGGAATGAATACTTAGAAACCATGAATGCATATGAAAAATACAAAAAGGAACCAACACCTAACAGCACAAAAGTTTCCAAAAACGAAGAATAA
- a CDS encoding lipase secretion chaperone, translated as MDFKKILLVVILFLILFVGLLFFLKQSDGGGISKESISPEEQMASDRISPMGNGEGFWDEAISPFREDRTKPYLELLDDLKSGKINFVWEVWALRRKCKPDFTPDQCNATILAYIDAEYESPDKEKVKDLFVSYFRYEEEYRKWEQPTDLPFLELYEKIKSKRREVLSDKADLIFGMEESQVSFLEGTNNFIKQSANLPADLRVKQFEEFKKKTYGNYYDSLVSREDKFDHYQMEMSLRDKEFSTLTDPKEKEKYLFKIESKYFGKEKAESLANERKKEAKFSESISSYESKEREFLRENANLSQAEKEKKLKELRIQMLGSEEEADAYSRRKNIEEAGK; from the coding sequence ATGGATTTTAAAAAAATATTACTCGTTGTTATCCTCTTTCTCATTCTTTTTGTCGGTTTACTTTTTTTTCTAAAACAATCAGATGGTGGTGGGATTTCCAAAGAATCCATATCGCCAGAAGAACAAATGGCTTCTGACCGTATTTCCCCAATGGGAAATGGAGAAGGGTTTTGGGATGAGGCGATCTCTCCTTTTCGAGAAGATCGAACCAAACCTTATTTAGAGTTACTTGATGATCTTAAATCAGGTAAGATCAATTTTGTTTGGGAAGTGTGGGCCTTAAGACGCAAATGCAAACCTGATTTTACACCTGATCAGTGTAATGCGACGATTCTTGCCTATATTGATGCTGAATATGAATCCCCAGACAAAGAAAAAGTAAAAGACTTATTTGTTTCCTACTTCCGATATGAGGAAGAATACCGAAAGTGGGAACAACCTACGGACCTTCCATTTTTGGAGTTGTATGAAAAAATTAAATCCAAACGTAGAGAAGTGCTTTCTGATAAAGCAGACTTAATATTTGGGATGGAAGAATCACAAGTTAGCTTTTTGGAAGGTACAAATAATTTTATTAAACAATCGGCAAACCTTCCTGCTGATCTTCGTGTAAAACAATTTGAAGAATTTAAGAAAAAAACCTATGGAAACTATTATGATTCTTTAGTATCGAGAGAAGATAAGTTTGATCATTACCAGATGGAAATGTCTCTTCGTGATAAAGAGTTTTCCACACTTACGGATCCAAAAGAAAAAGAAAAATACCTATTTAAAATCGAATCCAAATACTTTGGAAAAGAAAAGGCAGAAAGTTTGGCGAATGAACGTAAAAAAGAAGCTAAATTTTCAGAATCAATTTCTTCCTACGAATCCAAAGAAAGAGAATTTTTAAGAGAAAATGCCAATCTTTCGCAAGCAGAGAAAGAGAAAAAACTGAAAGAACTTCGCATCCAAATGTTAGGTTCAGAAGAAGAAGCTGATGCCTATTCAAGGAGAAAAAATATAGAGGAAGCAGGGAAATAA